One stretch of Nicotiana tabacum cultivar K326 chromosome 18, ASM71507v2, whole genome shotgun sequence DNA includes these proteins:
- the LOC107766773 gene encoding uncharacterized protein LOC107766773, producing MGNPVQEGEVTDFKKFIADVGLAELKTIRRNYTWTNNHVHSRIDRILANAEWIQKWPNMEGTIMQPDFSDHCPLMVTVAKPTGRGKRPFKFFNCLADHHKFDDIVRQCWMKRSKGKPMLKVWYKLKHLKNDLKQLNNEEYNSVEPKIQAARNKLMNIQMGMASPKTDDEVIALEKETKVELVKWLEVEESIMKQKARIKWLKVGDSNTAYFHVYVKNRQARNHIGRLMDNTGKLLQSAKEVEEEILIFYKRLLGTTASTLPIVDPDVMQNGHTLNRQQQM from the coding sequence ATGGGGAATCCAGTTCAAGAAGGGGAAGTGACAGATTTCAAAAAATTCATAGCTGATGTTGGACTAGCTGAACTCAAAACAATTAGGAGAAATTACACCTGGACAAACAACCATGTTCATAGCAGAATAGATAGAATACTTGCCAATGCAGAGTGGATACAAAAATGGCCTAATATGGAGGGAACTATTATGCAGCCAGACTTTTCGGATCACTGCCCTCTAATGGTTACTGTTGCCAAACCTACTGGGAGGGGAAAAAGACCATTCAAATTCTTTAATTGCTTAGCAGACCACCATAAATTTGATGATATTGTCAGGCAATGTTGGATGAAGAGAAGTAAGGGAAAGCCAATGCTGAAGGTGTGGTACAAACTAAAACACCTGAAAAACGATCTGAAGCAATTAAACAATGAGGAGTACAACAGTGTGGAGCCAAAGATCCAAGCAGCAAGGAACAAGTTGATGAACATCCAAATGGGAATGGCATCTCCGAAAACTGATGATGAAGTGATAGCATTAGAGAAGGAGACAAAAGTTGAACTGGTAAAATGGCTGGAAGTGGAGGAAAGTATTATGAAGCAGAAGGCAAGAATCAAATGGCTTAAAGTAGGGGACTCTAACACAGCTTATTTCCATGTTTATGTAAAAAATAGGCAGGCAAGAAACCACATAGGCAGACTGATGGACAACACAGGAAAACTTCTACAAAGTGCTAAGGAGGTAGAAGAGGAGATTCTAATCTTTTACAAAAGATTACTTGGTACAACAGCCTCAACACTACCAATAGTTGATCCAGATGTTATGCAGAATGGACACACTTTGAACAGGCAGCAACAAATGTAG